One genomic region from Sphingobacterium multivorum encodes:
- a CDS encoding NEW3 domain-containing protein, with protein sequence MLANSFYLSAQTAAPGRSSFEARLLNIEAPSNEPFRYSTTLTNASSQTLIYNLNAQLPQGWQISYRVDGSLVTSIQMQPGKVQEIAIEISCPITAKPDKYKIPVKATSPTDNFQLELEAVVKGSYALEMTTPTGRLSDEVVSGSSKEIVLQLKNTGTLPLNTLELGSQLPTRWEATFTPSTIKQLEAGKSADVKVSLKVPDKTIAGDYAAKFEVKSANSNTDLSFRIIVKTSLLSGWIGLLVILLAIGLVYYLIRKYGRR encoded by the coding sequence GTGCTCGCCAACAGCTTTTATCTCTCAGCACAAACAGCAGCTCCCGGCAGATCGAGCTTCGAAGCCAGGTTGCTCAATATCGAAGCACCCAGCAATGAACCTTTTCGCTACAGCACAACCCTCACCAACGCAAGTAGTCAGACCCTTATTTACAACCTCAATGCCCAGCTACCACAAGGCTGGCAGATCAGCTACCGCGTGGATGGATCGCTGGTCACCTCCATTCAGATGCAGCCGGGTAAAGTACAGGAAATCGCCATCGAAATCAGCTGCCCCATTACTGCAAAGCCCGATAAATATAAAATACCTGTCAAAGCCACCTCGCCAACAGACAATTTCCAATTGGAACTGGAAGCTGTTGTAAAAGGGTCCTACGCCCTTGAAATGACCACGCCCACAGGCAGACTCAGTGATGAAGTTGTATCGGGCAGCAGCAAGGAAATCGTGCTGCAGCTAAAAAATACAGGTACTTTGCCGCTCAATACATTGGAGCTTGGATCGCAACTACCTACCCGCTGGGAAGCCACATTCACACCATCGACCATCAAGCAGCTCGAGGCGGGAAAATCGGCTGATGTCAAGGTAAGTCTCAAAGTTCCGGATAAAACCATCGCTGGGGACTATGCCGCTAAGTTCGAGGTGAAGTCCGCCAACAGCAATACAGATCTTTCGTTTCGCATCATTGTTAAGACCTCCCTGCTTTCCGGCTGGATTGGCCTATTGGTGATCCTCCTGGCAATCGGATTGGTTTATTACCTCATCCGCAAATATGGAAGAAGATAA
- a CDS encoding ABC transporter permease subunit → MMNVLINKEVATHIRSWRFIVLILLIVLTFGASLYVSSSGLKEAVGNMKDPDQSFLYLKLLTTTDNSIPPFHVFLNFLAPLLGIALGFDAVNAEYNAGTLTRLMAQPIYRDSLLIAKFLAPLMVVGTLFVALVLLMIGGGLLGTGVRIEPQELLRILGFTFISVLYVAFWLSLSILLSIRFRQPATSALTAIGIWLFFTVFFPILVNLAIRPFLPNPNYISEQEYLHYNELILNLLRLSPSQLYTDATTTLLMPSVRSLGPIAMEQMVGAIPAPLSFRESFLMVWPQISGLTAAMMVCFAWSYFIFMRREIRS, encoded by the coding sequence ATGATGAATGTATTGATCAATAAGGAGGTTGCCACGCATATTCGTAGCTGGCGCTTTATCGTGCTGATCCTGCTGATTGTACTGACTTTTGGCGCATCTCTGTATGTTTCATCGTCAGGGCTGAAAGAAGCGGTCGGCAATATGAAAGATCCTGACCAGTCCTTTCTGTACCTTAAGCTACTGACCACGACAGATAACTCTATCCCTCCATTCCATGTGTTTCTGAATTTTTTGGCTCCCCTTTTAGGTATAGCTCTTGGCTTTGATGCCGTAAATGCAGAATATAATGCGGGCACTTTAACACGACTGATGGCCCAACCCATCTATCGGGACAGTCTATTGATTGCAAAGTTTCTCGCGCCGCTGATGGTGGTCGGCACTCTTTTTGTCGCATTGGTACTGCTCATGATCGGAGGCGGATTGCTTGGTACGGGCGTACGGATAGAACCTCAGGAACTTTTACGCATCCTGGGGTTCACCTTCATCAGCGTGCTATACGTTGCCTTTTGGTTAAGCCTTTCAATATTGCTTTCCATTCGGTTTAGGCAACCCGCGACTTCGGCTTTGACCGCGATCGGCATCTGGTTATTTTTTACGGTGTTTTTCCCGATTCTCGTCAATCTGGCCATCCGGCCATTTTTACCCAATCCCAATTACATTTCAGAACAGGAATATTTGCATTACAATGAGCTTATTCTCAATCTACTTCGCCTATCACCCAGTCAGCTTTATACCGACGCTACCACAACCTTGTTGATGCCTTCAGTGCGCAGCCTTGGTCCTATTGCTATGGAACAGATGGTCGGCGCCATACCGGCACCACTTTCTTTTCGGGAGAGTTTTCTGATGGTATGGCCGCAGATCAGTGGCCTTACCGCAGCCATGATGGTATGCTTTGCCTGGTCTTATTTCATCTTTATGCGCAGGGAAATTCGCAGTTAG
- a CDS encoding FecR family protein: MKIDDSLFARYQAGQCSPEEMAVVERWLDQLDKFPEPEDARMLSLLERLDEKMPFMKKPKKQATWPWIAAASILVLLTTMLYLFWQKQSDRILFASIQEIKAPLKSNAIVVLENNEEFDLDKLKRNDTLQAMGYRIVRTADDQITYLTDADNTSKVIYNTIRTKTGGTAHVQLADGTKVWLNTNSELRYPIYFEGNIREVALRGEGYFEVAKQERNHKRVPFFVRGDQQTIQVLGTKFNANFTTNNETALLEGAVAFSDRGSSLAQAREEKFTVRIRPNQVYNGKKITEVKDIERYIDWKEGYFDLNEVNVEQLSRKLSAWYGIEIRVDASVAQVQLFGRVRRDKNLKEVLDLIAKVHPMKYTMENNYIYIK, from the coding sequence ATGAAGATTGACGATTCACTATTTGCAAGGTATCAGGCTGGGCAATGCTCCCCAGAGGAGATGGCTGTGGTTGAACGTTGGTTGGACCAACTTGATAAGTTTCCGGAACCCGAAGATGCTCGGATGCTAAGCTTATTGGAAAGGCTGGATGAAAAGATGCCTTTCATGAAAAAGCCTAAAAAACAAGCGACATGGCCGTGGATCGCTGCAGCGAGTATACTGGTCTTATTGACAACGATGCTGTATTTATTTTGGCAGAAACAGTCCGATCGGATTTTATTTGCCAGCATTCAGGAAATCAAAGCCCCGTTGAAATCAAATGCCATCGTCGTATTGGAAAACAACGAAGAGTTTGACTTGGATAAACTCAAGCGTAACGACACTTTGCAGGCCATGGGTTACCGTATTGTGCGGACTGCAGACGATCAGATTACCTACCTTACTGATGCGGACAATACTTCAAAAGTGATCTACAATACCATTCGTACAAAGACTGGTGGTACAGCCCATGTACAGTTGGCCGATGGGACGAAAGTTTGGCTGAATACCAATAGTGAACTACGTTATCCGATCTATTTTGAAGGCAATATCCGCGAAGTGGCCCTCCGGGGCGAAGGTTACTTTGAGGTGGCCAAGCAGGAGCGGAATCATAAACGGGTACCATTTTTTGTACGTGGTGACCAACAGACCATTCAGGTGCTGGGAACGAAATTCAATGCCAATTTTACGACCAACAATGAAACAGCTTTGCTTGAGGGGGCGGTGGCTTTTTCTGATCGGGGATCAAGTCTGGCGCAAGCGCGCGAAGAGAAATTCACTGTGCGCATCCGGCCAAATCAGGTTTACAATGGCAAAAAGATTACTGAAGTAAAAGATATTGAACGTTACATCGACTGGAAGGAGGGGTATTTTGATTTGAATGAGGTCAATGTAGAGCAGTTGTCGCGGAAGTTGAGTGCCTGGTATGGCATAGAGATCCGCGTAGATGCCAGTGTGGCCCAAGTACAACTATTCGGTCGTGTGCGACGCGACAAAAATCTCAAAGAAGTGCTCGATCTCATCGCAAAGGTGCATCCGATGAAATATACCATGGAAAATAATTACATATACATCAAATAG
- a CDS encoding ABC transporter ATP-binding protein, whose protein sequence is MKDPIIQLSSLTKSYGETKAVDTLNLSIYPGEIFGLLGPNGAGKTTSILMMLGLTEPSSGTAYVCGHDATRNPIAVKRKVGYLPDNVGFYPEMTALENLGLIAELNGQPKPQARRKAQEMLQTVGLEKEMHKKTAAFSRGMKQRLGLAEVLIKTPEVAILDEPTLGIDPKGVDEFLELIKRLSKEQNLTVLLSSHHLHQVQRVCDRVGIFVGGKLLVEGSIDNLAHELQQKEGVTTVIVLENNSGNSKRFEGPLKELPGLRALFQYGHSIELKTEQDATAEAVRILVQHGADIVSVQRSDYALDHIYNMYFENSKR, encoded by the coding sequence ATGAAGGATCCTATTATTCAGCTATCTAGCTTGACAAAGAGCTATGGCGAGACGAAAGCAGTGGACACGTTGAATCTGAGCATTTACCCTGGCGAAATATTCGGTCTTTTGGGGCCAAACGGAGCTGGTAAAACAACCAGCATCCTCATGATGCTCGGGCTGACCGAGCCGAGCTCGGGTACAGCATACGTCTGTGGACATGATGCCACACGGAATCCGATCGCCGTCAAAAGAAAGGTAGGCTATCTGCCCGACAATGTCGGTTTCTACCCCGAAATGACCGCATTGGAGAATCTGGGTCTCATAGCCGAACTCAATGGACAGCCCAAGCCCCAGGCCCGCAGGAAAGCACAGGAGATGCTCCAAACCGTCGGATTGGAGAAAGAAATGCACAAAAAAACAGCGGCCTTCTCGCGGGGGATGAAACAAAGGCTCGGCCTCGCTGAAGTGCTCATCAAAACACCTGAAGTTGCCATTCTGGATGAGCCTACACTCGGCATCGACCCCAAGGGCGTGGACGAATTCCTGGAACTGATCAAACGCCTCAGCAAGGAACAGAACCTCACCGTATTGCTATCCTCGCACCACCTCCATCAGGTGCAGCGTGTCTGCGATAGGGTAGGCATTTTTGTAGGCGGCAAACTGCTCGTCGAAGGTTCTATCGATAATCTTGCCCACGAGCTCCAGCAAAAGGAAGGCGTAACCACAGTCATTGTCCTTGAAAATAATAGCGGCAACAGCAAACGCTTTGAGGGGCCACTCAAAGAACTTCCGGGACTGCGGGCACTTTTCCAATATGGACACAGCATCGAATTAAAGACTGAGCAAGACGCAACAGCCGAGGCTGTCCGCATCCTGGTGCAGCATGGCGCGGACATTGTTTCCGTGCAGCGCAGTGACTATGCCCTTGACCACATTTATAATATGTATTTCGAAAACAGTAAACGATAA
- a CDS encoding SusC/RagA family TonB-linked outer membrane protein translates to MKLNVYHFEKKVAATDLPKDVGKYLSKLVLSGLLLSVTMGVSHAQNITLKEHKSSMYQVLEKIRKQANADLIGDLALLKNSKPISIQVDSKNIIQVLKEISENQPVDLLFQNNTILVRRKQPPSTGPVSNQRSRQGAESLVEQHIRVRGRVQDNTGKPLVGVSIKVVGSANSGVLSGENGVFFVVISKKTELLFSMVGYESRRVEVSSQDPLTVTLEQVTNKIEETVVTGYTKVRRDNFTGAATMVTRQDLEKFNSTNIFTVLQALDPSFKVDERVTAGSNPNVMPQINIRGVSSVGEYAVNAPLIIMDGFEVPLTTLYDIDVNRIESISILKDASSTSLYGSRGGNGVVVIETRLPKDGKFTVTYDMKPSVAMVDLSDYNLMNAAEKLQYEKLADLYTSRSGDPSWDLIQQESYNNLLAKREENVAAGVNTYWLKQPVRNTLSINHSLRMEGGGNGVRYSLEGGYFDNKGVMKESGRTRGNAGFTLIYRIPNVITFRNVGTYLYSKAYNSPYGDFKTYTALNPYERIYDDQGNYNIRFGELGQWYSWGPTMYNPLYNAGLGFRDEQVSQTLQNNMSIEWYALPKLIVRASGTIVRTITDLDRYKSPFHTDFATVTDANLRGSYTFGNQNFTKYEGKVDMQYSNKFGKHQLVANAIAEIRKQNTVGNLNTVTGYVDDRFMTPQMALQYAVGSLPKSTSLPVRSVGFLGSLFYTYDNKYNVSGTLRSDGASIYGSQNRFGTFWSTGFSYNMHNEEWFKNSFLTKLRWYLNAGTSSTVSEFNVGMVSTAYNFFTGQNYYNQYAAIYTGQGNPAVRWPEQQQRSIGGEFGIKGDLLRLDVSYYDRITNRMISTVNVAPSFGFYKDKFFQNLGKVQNKGFEAMANLRVLNNTVKDFSWYLSVGAVQNRSKLKEISNELRTLNESLVKKDSKGNVIRPSQFYQEGQSLSVIRAVPSLGIDPANGRELYRDRNGNVTYQWDANNQEVVGNAEPTLYGNLGTTVNYKGLSVQVIGNYSLGGDIYNQTLMDKIENNSAYLNADRRVLEERWKQPGDLSRFKAIGDQSVTQPSSRFVQTESFLRLSTINVNYSFSNAILKRYKLERLRLNFSMNDMFRWSTVRMERGIDYPYAREFNFGVMVQF, encoded by the coding sequence ATGAAATTGAACGTTTACCATTTTGAAAAAAAAGTGGCGGCTACCGATTTGCCCAAAGATGTCGGTAAGTACCTGTCTAAATTAGTGCTTAGTGGACTACTTTTATCGGTGACCATGGGGGTATCACATGCGCAGAACATTACACTAAAGGAGCATAAAAGTTCGATGTATCAGGTGCTGGAGAAGATTCGTAAACAGGCAAATGCTGATTTGATAGGCGATTTGGCTCTCCTCAAGAATAGCAAGCCTATTAGTATTCAGGTGGATAGCAAAAATATTATTCAGGTACTGAAAGAGATTTCCGAGAATCAACCTGTCGACCTGTTATTTCAGAACAACACCATTTTGGTACGCAGAAAGCAACCTCCCTCAACAGGACCGGTCAGCAATCAGCGTTCTCGGCAGGGAGCTGAAAGTTTGGTAGAGCAACATATCAGGGTAAGGGGCCGTGTTCAGGACAATACGGGGAAACCCCTTGTCGGTGTGTCTATCAAAGTGGTGGGTAGCGCCAATAGTGGTGTTCTGTCGGGAGAAAACGGCGTTTTCTTCGTTGTCATTTCAAAGAAAACCGAATTACTTTTCTCCATGGTGGGCTATGAGAGCAGGCGCGTTGAGGTTTCTTCGCAGGATCCATTAACGGTAACGCTCGAGCAGGTAACCAATAAAATCGAGGAAACCGTAGTGACGGGTTATACTAAAGTACGCCGGGACAACTTCACTGGGGCAGCTACGATGGTGACTCGGCAGGACCTGGAGAAGTTCAATTCAACCAATATTTTTACGGTATTGCAAGCGCTGGATCCGTCCTTTAAAGTGGATGAACGTGTCACTGCAGGCTCCAATCCCAATGTGATGCCACAGATCAATATTCGTGGGGTATCGAGTGTCGGTGAATATGCTGTAAATGCACCCCTGATTATTATGGACGGTTTTGAGGTGCCCCTAACCACACTGTATGATATTGATGTCAATCGGATTGAATCGATTTCGATTTTAAAGGATGCCAGTTCCACAAGTTTGTATGGTTCGCGTGGGGGGAATGGGGTGGTGGTCATTGAAACCCGCCTACCCAAAGATGGTAAGTTTACCGTAACCTACGATATGAAACCTTCGGTGGCGATGGTCGACCTCTCCGATTATAACCTAATGAATGCTGCCGAGAAGCTGCAGTATGAAAAATTGGCCGATCTTTATACTTCCCGAAGCGGAGACCCTTCCTGGGATCTGATCCAGCAGGAAAGCTACAACAACCTGCTCGCCAAGCGGGAAGAGAATGTAGCCGCGGGAGTGAATACGTATTGGTTGAAGCAGCCCGTGCGAAATACGCTTTCCATCAACCATAGTCTGCGGATGGAAGGTGGTGGCAATGGAGTCAGGTATAGCCTCGAAGGTGGTTATTTTGACAATAAAGGTGTCATGAAGGAGTCTGGAAGGACGCGTGGTAATGCCGGCTTTACATTGATCTATCGTATTCCCAATGTGATCACCTTTCGCAATGTGGGTACTTACCTCTACAGCAAGGCCTACAATAGTCCGTACGGCGACTTTAAAACTTATACCGCACTGAATCCTTATGAACGGATCTACGATGATCAGGGGAATTATAATATCCGCTTCGGTGAACTCGGGCAATGGTATAGCTGGGGGCCGACAATGTACAATCCATTGTATAATGCAGGACTTGGTTTTCGTGATGAACAGGTGAGCCAAACGCTACAGAACAATATGTCGATAGAGTGGTATGCACTGCCCAAGCTGATTGTGCGTGCATCGGGAACAATCGTTCGTACCATTACAGATCTAGACCGGTACAAATCGCCATTCCACACCGATTTTGCTACCGTCACCGACGCTAATTTGCGTGGATCCTACACTTTTGGCAACCAAAACTTTACCAAGTATGAAGGTAAAGTGGATATGCAGTATTCCAATAAATTTGGTAAGCATCAGCTCGTGGCCAATGCGATTGCCGAAATCAGAAAGCAGAATACTGTGGGTAATCTCAATACAGTAACGGGATACGTGGACGATCGTTTTATGACTCCTCAAATGGCCTTGCAATACGCCGTGGGATCGCTGCCGAAGTCAACTTCATTACCGGTTCGTTCGGTGGGCTTCCTTGGTTCGCTTTTCTACACCTACGACAACAAATACAATGTGAGCGGTACGCTGCGTTCGGACGGCGCTTCGATCTATGGAAGTCAAAATCGTTTTGGAACATTCTGGAGTACCGGATTTTCGTACAACATGCACAATGAGGAATGGTTCAAAAATAGCTTCCTGACCAAACTGCGCTGGTACCTGAATGCAGGTACATCAAGTACCGTAAGCGAATTTAATGTGGGTATGGTGAGTACTGCGTATAACTTTTTTACGGGACAGAACTACTATAATCAGTATGCGGCCATTTATACAGGGCAAGGAAATCCGGCGGTACGTTGGCCTGAACAGCAGCAGCGAAGTATCGGTGGAGAGTTTGGGATTAAAGGCGATCTACTAAGATTGGATGTTTCCTATTATGACCGGATCACCAATCGTATGATTTCTACGGTGAATGTCGCTCCTTCGTTTGGTTTTTACAAAGACAAGTTCTTTCAAAATCTGGGAAAAGTACAGAATAAAGGGTTTGAGGCTATGGCCAATCTCCGCGTGTTGAACAACACAGTAAAGGATTTTAGCTGGTACCTCTCTGTCGGGGCAGTACAAAACAGGAGTAAATTGAAAGAGATATCCAATGAGCTGCGTACCCTCAATGAGTCGCTTGTGAAGAAAGACAGCAAGGGCAATGTGATCCGTCCATCGCAATTCTATCAGGAGGGCCAGTCGCTGAGTGTTATCCGGGCGGTACCATCACTGGGGATTGATCCGGCCAATGGTCGTGAGCTGTACCGCGATAGAAACGGGAATGTGACCTATCAATGGGATGCCAATAATCAAGAGGTGGTGGGTAATGCGGAGCCAACATTGTATGGGAACTTAGGGACAACGGTCAATTACAAGGGCTTGTCGGTACAAGTTATCGGCAATTATTCTCTGGGAGGAGATATCTATAATCAGACCTTAATGGACAAGATCGAAAATAATTCTGCTTATCTCAATGCCGACCGAAGGGTGTTGGAAGAACGTTGGAAACAACCTGGAGACCTCAGCCGATTTAAGGCCATCGGCGATCAGTCAGTAACGCAACCTTCCAGCCGTTTTGTGCAGACGGAGTCTTTTTTGCGTCTTTCCACAATCAACGTCAACTACTCATTTAGCAATGCTATCCTCAAGCGGTATAAGCTGGAACGCCTTCGGCTCAACTTCTCCATGAACGATATGTTCCGTTGGAGTACGGTGCGCATGGAACGGGGGATAGATTATCCATATGCCCGTGAATTTAATTTTGGTGTAATGGTTCAATTTTAA
- a CDS encoding sigma-70 family RNA polymerase sigma factor → MPKLESLSDEELLLLVAKNQDGAFHMLYERYKAALLIYAIKRVGEDVGEDLVQDVFIRTWNNRYTIDYQDDFKAYLFTALRRRIIDYFAKETNAQGYLEDLKSYGNEFAFEEADESIRTQSFSDSIFAVLHRYGPQYQAILKLRLQGYSNPEIATLLGLSEKTVRNQYSSTLKIIRSNFSSFLLFLFF, encoded by the coding sequence ATGCCTAAGTTGGAAAGTTTGAGTGACGAGGAACTGCTTCTTTTGGTTGCTAAGAACCAGGATGGGGCGTTTCATATGTTGTATGAACGGTATAAGGCTGCTCTACTCATTTATGCGATCAAGAGAGTCGGCGAAGATGTGGGTGAGGATCTTGTTCAGGATGTTTTTATCCGTACCTGGAACAACAGGTATACCATCGATTATCAGGACGATTTCAAAGCTTATCTTTTTACAGCCCTACGGCGGCGTATCATCGATTATTTCGCCAAGGAAACGAATGCCCAGGGCTATCTCGAGGATTTAAAGTCTTATGGGAATGAATTTGCTTTTGAAGAGGCCGATGAATCTATCCGTACGCAGTCTTTTAGCGATTCTATATTTGCGGTGCTCCATCGCTACGGGCCACAATATCAGGCCATTTTAAAATTACGGCTACAGGGCTATTCCAACCCCGAAATAGCGACCTTATTGGGCCTTTCGGAGAAGACCGTGCGCAATCAATATTCATCTACTTTAAAAATCATCAGGTCCAACTTTTCATCGTTTTTACTTTTTTTATTTTTCTAA
- a CDS encoding RagB/SusD family nutrient uptake outer membrane protein — translation MKKLIIAIAVLCILSGCEKFLNVNPTDKAYEEDLLTDRSGFSAALAGVYETMNTDTLYGREMKYGFMESLVGSYNVTNSGHNYYRSFRYEYNFDIPKKTIANIWGKFYQCINQTNIILANVDRIKTDENYDLIKGEAIGLRAFCHFQLLKLFGPAISNEGASAKAIPYRDGVTYSATKFSTAAEVITLLEKDLGEARALLEKDPIRSNARDANLNQYAYEHYNSLIDYRGIRMNYYAIVALQAMVAQWKSDLVGAGKYAEELITELKTTQSVRLTLDGEIAPGAFARMPMENIFALFSSKLGVMVSLVFAQPDATISSSTSPFLFPNYSWLRTNLYNSTVHGSLNDARLANWFTQPNTAYPWKLSKYLFDLKQLPSEVNYRPAYENKIIGLHTIYMIAAESNAAANPTKAMEYLNLVRKSRNISTDLVLNADMTPQKLKDLIFDEMRKENIGEGYLFTEYKRLYKAIDRPTLVQPKNEIFRLPIPDDELLYNPQN, via the coding sequence ATGAAAAAGTTAATAATCGCCATCGCTGTGCTCTGCATACTGTCGGGCTGCGAAAAATTCTTAAATGTCAATCCCACTGATAAAGCGTATGAGGAGGATCTGCTTACAGATCGATCGGGCTTTAGTGCAGCATTGGCTGGTGTATACGAAACCATGAATACGGATACACTCTATGGCCGTGAAATGAAATATGGTTTTATGGAAAGCCTGGTCGGATCGTATAATGTGACCAATTCGGGGCACAACTACTACAGGTCCTTTCGGTATGAATACAATTTTGATATACCTAAGAAAACGATTGCCAACATTTGGGGTAAATTTTACCAATGCATCAATCAGACCAATATTATTCTGGCGAATGTAGACCGTATCAAGACGGATGAAAACTACGATCTGATCAAGGGGGAGGCCATCGGTCTGCGGGCATTTTGCCATTTCCAGCTGTTGAAATTATTTGGTCCCGCTATTTCGAACGAAGGGGCTTCGGCAAAGGCGATCCCATACCGAGACGGGGTGACCTATTCGGCGACGAAGTTTTCTACTGCAGCCGAGGTGATCACCTTATTGGAAAAGGACCTCGGGGAAGCTCGTGCTTTGCTAGAAAAGGATCCGATCCGTTCTAATGCACGTGATGCTAATTTAAACCAATATGCTTACGAACATTACAACAGCTTAATTGATTACCGTGGTATCCGAATGAACTATTACGCAATCGTGGCGCTGCAAGCGATGGTCGCGCAATGGAAGAGTGATCTGGTTGGCGCGGGCAAGTATGCCGAAGAGCTGATTACGGAGCTCAAGACCACGCAGAGCGTTAGGTTGACCCTCGATGGAGAAATCGCGCCGGGTGCTTTTGCGCGTATGCCCATGGAAAATATATTTGCACTGTTTTCCAGTAAACTGGGCGTGATGGTAAGTTTGGTTTTTGCGCAGCCAGATGCGACTATTTCTAGCTCGACCTCACCCTTTTTATTCCCTAATTATTCGTGGTTGCGAACGAACCTTTATAACAGCACGGTGCATGGCTCGCTGAATGATGCCCGTCTGGCCAATTGGTTTACACAGCCCAATACCGCGTATCCCTGGAAGCTTTCGAAGTACCTATTTGATCTCAAGCAATTGCCTTCGGAGGTCAATTATCGCCCGGCTTATGAAAACAAGATCATTGGACTGCATACCATCTATATGATTGCGGCCGAAAGTAATGCTGCTGCTAATCCAACCAAAGCAATGGAATATCTCAACCTGGTGCGCAAAAGCAGAAACATCAGCACTGATCTTGTCCTCAACGCAGATATGACACCCCAGAAGCTCAAGGATCTGATCTTTGACGAGATGCGCAAAGAGAATATTGGCGAAGGTTACCTGTTTACAGAATATAAACGTCTGTATAAGGCCATTGATCGGCCTACACTGGTACAGCCTAAAAACGAAATATTCAGGCTGCCAATTCCAGATGATGAATTGTTGTATAACCCTCAAAACTAA
- a CDS encoding DUF4843 domain-containing protein has product MKRYILLFCAAVILGACNKNDNMLQFDDTQSYIYFAYPNANTRSVEKFADSVYYGFALDADLQRKEKTIAIPIGIGGRASAKDRNYTYVLEDSSKYDQAAVKFSAPMIGASRYVDTLFVTFQRTAKMKAEPTVLYLRMEQNEAFAPGNLYNQKIRIVVDDILNEPAWWNTWKNYFGPFQKEVFQQWMQVYHLGADPSPDLTTGAPGPIYYWNNMPTSAIASWYPVTFNYIQVLKQYFIDHQVYPDGDSTKERILLP; this is encoded by the coding sequence ATGAAAAGATATATTTTGCTTTTTTGTGCTGCCGTTATACTGGGTGCCTGCAATAAAAACGACAATATGCTCCAATTTGACGATACCCAGAGTTACATCTATTTTGCCTATCCAAATGCCAATACCAGATCTGTAGAAAAATTTGCAGATAGTGTCTATTATGGATTTGCGTTGGATGCCGATCTGCAACGCAAGGAAAAGACGATTGCGATTCCGATCGGTATCGGGGGAAGGGCAAGTGCGAAAGACCGTAACTATACGTATGTATTGGAAGATTCGTCCAAATATGATCAGGCTGCCGTGAAATTTTCAGCACCGATGATCGGAGCCAGCCGCTATGTGGATACCCTCTTTGTCACATTTCAACGTACAGCAAAAATGAAAGCTGAGCCCACGGTCTTGTATCTGCGCATGGAGCAAAATGAGGCTTTCGCTCCCGGAAACCTATACAATCAAAAAATACGGATTGTGGTTGACGATATACTGAATGAACCGGCTTGGTGGAATACCTGGAAAAATTATTTTGGCCCTTTTCAAAAAGAGGTGTTCCAGCAATGGATGCAGGTCTATCACCTTGGCGCCGACCCTTCACCAGATCTGACGACAGGGGCGCCGGGGCCAATATATTATTGGAATAATATGCCTACTTCGGCTATTGCAAGCTGGTATCCTGTCACCTTCAATTATATTCAGGTGCTCAAACAGTATTTTATCGATCACCAGGTCTATCCTGATGGCGACAGTACAAAAGAACGTATTCTATTACCTTAA
- a CDS encoding Hsp20/alpha crystallin family protein — MKLAKRNWNNFSMFSPMFDDFNRELLNWGNKNYSPTSTTVPAVNIKENADAFEVEVAAPGMSKADFKITLDGNLLSISSAKEEQHEETKDNYTRREFSYQSFRRSFELQRDVVDQDNIVAHYDNGILKLTIPKKEEAKQKEARTIFIS; from the coding sequence ATGAAATTAGCAAAAAGAAACTGGAACAATTTTTCAATGTTTTCGCCCATGTTTGATGATTTTAACCGTGAACTTTTAAACTGGGGCAACAAAAATTACTCGCCAACAAGCACCACGGTCCCGGCAGTTAATATCAAGGAGAATGCCGATGCATTTGAAGTTGAAGTTGCAGCGCCCGGGATGTCCAAAGCGGATTTCAAAATTACCCTTGATGGCAATCTGCTCTCCATCTCTTCAGCAAAAGAAGAACAGCATGAAGAAACCAAAGACAATTATACGCGTCGGGAATTCAGCTATCAATCTTTTCGGCGGAGCTTCGAACTGCAGAGAGATGTCGTAGATCAGGATAATATCGTGGCCCATTATGACAATGGGATACTTAAATTGACTATTCCCAAAAAAGAGGAAGCCAAACAAAAGGAAGCTCGAACGATCTTCATATCCTAA